DNA sequence from the Salvia splendens isolate huo1 chromosome 19, SspV2, whole genome shotgun sequence genome:
AATTTTTAGGACGTTCCATTCAAAATACTAACGtgttttataaaatagaaatacaAGTATGTAATTTATCAACTCTTAattaaattcacaaaataagACTGTATAAAATtttttgatgaaaatgaaaGCTTCACATTTGATGACGTGATAtcttggtttctgggattacaagataacaaaaccgggcgtaatacaacccaaaagaaggaatacaaaaatgaactgaagttacaacgaaaatgaaacaactaaaccagtatgctatgacagccgagtcgaggaggcctcttcccgcaagacgagatacgccccggtagtgctctcggtttggcgtgtcgtccccaaaggtaaaacggctacgtctcttctgatgcagcaccgcaatcagcagagctccggcgaacgggatggaggagagggcagagcttcgacagaaagacaatgcagggagagggagagagcttatgcagagaatgcttgtaggtgtgtgtcctaatgcagtggtatggctagcctatttataggccaaccaccatgcagggtcaaccagccattgaaggctcatcatggcaaaaacgtaaccgacgtcggttacaggcgtggaagtccaagtccaagatcgagatcgagatcgagatcgagatcgagatcgggatcgggctcgggcccgcgGCCCGTgaccgcgagcgcgagcacgagcacgggctcgggctcgggcgggcgggcggcggcggcggcgcgcgcgtgtgcgcgcgtgtgggctctttcacccatcttggtccactataattattaagtaacataaagtcacttaatttatacacattaaagatgtgttaatcctccaatgtgggataattaacactagttaattattccctaagctccatctccaagctttaattaaaagctaattatgcccaactttaatccactatttctcactcaccggaaatcggatttgagaaagtgaatatactacatttacctacgtaaaatgtagatcgacgctatgtcatttaatttcacaaaattaaatgtctcgtcacatttattatttggtcaaaatccattgaccgggcatatttaatccatgatttttacaatcccccacatgagtggaaatagccgaatgcatatgcatgcagacacaagctcaaccctcgcgaggtatataagcataaggataggtagttgttgactttgaaccctccatagtcgacaacatcggatacacaggcggcttagtagcgcgatgctttgaactaatcccccacggcgtgcactgagacaatggtgttaacgcttaaacacctcaacctcatccgttctcacgttttgtgtccattgcggtcttggacaccactttggattcataagtgcgtttttttatgaagcgaccacatttcgcacttacataggtgattcttagtcaagtaccttgccatacttggtctctttgagaattccatctctttgagatccttaagaaccattaaaagtcatagacttagcctttaccacgaggcaagttctccaacactctattgctctctagggaatcgatatagtttgagtgtttttccatgaactctcatagcttagttgtccctttgaaccaagttcttaggatctccagtcatcatggttgggttaccactatgacaattctttagtttgtggatttcaaactcattccctctagcaacttattcatttgatcacggtttaaccctttggttagcggatccgctagattatctattgacttcacatagtcaattgtaatcacccctgttgtgatcaaatgtctcacggtgttatgtcgtcgacgtatatgtcgagacttaccgttatagaaaccattgtttgcccttccaatagccgcttagctatcgcagtgaatcagcactggtggcactggcttagaccaacatggaatgtcttcaaggaagttcttaagccactcggcttcctcaccagccttatccaaggcaatgaactccgattccattgttgatcgggctatacaggtctgttttgtggatttccacgatacagcaccacccccaatagtaaagacatatccacttgttgaaagtgagtctctattatcggatatccaattggcatcacggtacccttcaagtaccggggggtatctcgagaagtgtagcccaagattttgagtgtgttttaaatatctcaaaaccctcacaagagctctccaatgctctttgcttggattgctcgtgtaacgacttaacttgttcacggcacaagcaatgtcaggtcgagtgcaattagtcaagtacataatgcacccgatgacccgtgcatactcttcttgtgcaacgggctcgcctttgtttttgctcaagtgaacgtcgagttcaattggagtcttaaccggcgcgccatcataggctttgaatttattcaatatcttctcaacataatgtgattgtgttaagatgattccatcattcgttcttagaatcttcattccaagaattacatcaagattaacatatcatcaacgtagagacacactataacatgaccgttattagtgctcttgatgtagacacatttgtcgcactcgttgattttaaacccatttgataacatcacattatcaaacttcaagtgccattgcaatggcgcttgtttcaatccatatagggatttcacgagcttgcatacctttttctcttgtccaggtactacaaacccttcgggttgttccatatagatttcatcttctagttcaccatttagaaacgcggtctttacatccaagATCttgatcgggatcgggatcgggctcgggcccgcgGCCCGTgaccgcgagcgcgagcacgtgcacgggcacgggctcgggctcgggcgggcgggcggcggcggcggcgcgcgcgtgtgcgcgcgtgtgggctctttcacccatcttggtccactataattattaagtaacataaagtcacttaatttatacacattaaagatgtgttaatcctccaatgtgggataattaacactagttaattattccctaagctccatctccaagctttaattaaaagctaattatgcccaactttaatccactatttctcactcaccggaaatcggatttgagaaagtgaatatactacatttacctacgtaaaatgtagatcgacgctatgtcatttaatttcacaaaattaaatgtctcgtcacatttattatttggtcaaaatccattgaccgggcatatttaatccatgatttttacagaAAGTTGGCAGTAATACTCTAAAATGTAATGTCACCAATTTAGTTATAAAAATTCATTTCAAAGATCATAAATTTAGTGAAGTGATCATATTATTCATACAAAATACTTCCttgttattttatattaatacaaaatatttgatatgtacataaataattacaaaaaaaattcaattacatTAAGTCATCTATACTTTAACGTTGCCAATTTTTTGtctatataaaatgttttattattatttgatgtTCCTATAAAAATTTGATAGGTAAAGAGTTTACAATTTCATTTTGCACTAATAAATAAACCTGCATTTGGAAGGTCAAATACAAAACCGTTAATATTTACACAAATAGAAACAAAACAGAAagatgagtatttttttttaattgaagaaGACAAGATGAATTAACAGAAATATCGACTCTCTTCTCACCTCGATCATTCACGAGCTTCTTCAACAATCCGCATCGCCATTTCTAGATAGAGAATCACACCATTATAGAAGCTGAATTGGCGATTCATTCCCTCACACAAGCGCATTCCGCTCAGAAACGGAGCTCCACCGTTCTCCCCCAATCCGAAGGGGCGGAGCGCCGATCGAGCATTCAACAACGTCAAAATCACAATCCGCATCGCCATTTCTAGATAGAGAATCACACCATTATTGAAGCTGAATTGGCGATTCATTAGGGGTTGCCTGCCACCTACCAGCAGCGACCCCTCTACCTATAGGAGAGGATGGTGGATGTGGGGCTCCTCCAAGGAGTTGTGAAAATCTCAAATTATCATATTGATGTTGGTCGCAGATCACTACTCATTCCACATTAGAAGATAGTGACGACAAGCAGTATGAAAAGGAGATGGGAGGAATATATATCTCAAAACATTCAATTTAGTATACTTCATTTGAATTATAAAATCTCCtacaattatttaaaaatattattggtGATTGTGGATACATAATATTAATTGTAATTTGGTCAAAGAGGTAGAGtaattcacgaaaataatgtTGGCAGGTCCAAACTTTATTTTCAACAATAACAAATCTATGCTAGGTCAATCGATATCTTCCTTATATAGTAGTACCTCTTTTGAAATAGAAAATCTCTGAGTTTGGTCAAAGTAAACCTTCCATAAATAGAAAGATTTCAAAAATAGAGAATCTTGCGTCTGAGAAATAGGATTCTTCCAACCCAATCCTCGATTGTTACTCCAATTACTCTACTACTAGTTCGACACATGTAATCTACAACCAATTCAACATTTggaaaaataatccaaaacaTAGATAAGTATACACATGTTTTAGGTCATTCTTAATTACTATAACTcctaaataaatgaattatctATCCTACCAAATCGCCCATTCGAATAAACATACTAGTTATGCATCCAATTGTTTGGTTTGTAACTCATTTTCTCCCTGTTTTCGCAACTATACCCGATATAATGAATTAAGTGACTTTTTTTTGGAGTACAAGATTTATCATTTCCATATGTAAATTCGGGTGCATGATACAAACTACAAGATTTTTTTTGTAGTACAAGATTTATCATTTCACTACATGGAGTAATACTATTCCATATACAGTATCAAGTAATTGTCGTTCTATAAGACCATAATGAGAAAAACTGCAATTTATGTTTTTCTTCAAGGCGAATACGAGTGCTAGAGCTATAATCAATaacactataacaaaaaaaaaatcaatcaaattCCAACATTTCTTTCTAACAAAAACAATTATTACCCAAccaaagtttttttttccttgacGAATGAATGAATGATAATTCTAATAAAAAATCAATGGGAATACCTAAAACTTGCTCTAAAAAATGATTATATACTCGACTACCACAGCCTATTTTCTTATACACTCTATCACTTTACCTTTACTGCTGTACAACAAAATATATTGGAAGGTTCTCTTCTTTCTATGCTACACCAAAGAATCAGTATGAATGTTAGTGCTTTGTACATGAAACATTTTCGCATCAGCAATCTGCATTATAGTTCCCATGATATCCTCATATAGCTGACGTCGGAACACAGCTCGGATTTACAAAAATCCGACCAGGCTCTGGTTCCACTCGGACGGGAGAGCTCAATCAGCCTCAATCAATCCAGCCCGTGTTCAACATTTATCTCGGGGATGGATAAGAGGGCCGAACATACCTCTGATCAGTGGCCAGGCCAGAAATATAGCTTCGAGGGAACTGAATCGGATATTTCCAGCAACTGGGGTGCTCGAGCCCCCCCCCAGCTCTGTCCCCGGCCTCTGATGACTTGGTTTGTGAAGAATCCCTCCTCCGGTAAGTGGTAAGTACATCCCCAAGACTAGCATATCGGCTGCCTGCATCATCCAAAGCAGCCGCTAGCATTCCGGGTTCATTTTCCGGAGGTGCAAATCTGGTTGTTCCAGCAGGGGCTGTGCTACAATTGTTCTCATATTTTagttttacaatatttacaccttcGACGCGTTCTCTGCGGCttcagcctccttctgagccttcTTCCTGTCTGCTTCAGCCTGCTTACTGTTTTCTTCGCAGGCTGTCTGGAATAGCTTCACGAAGTTTGAGAGGGTTTCAGTGACTGGATACATTAAAAAACACAGGCTCAGCAGGCTGAAATGTGAATGTcacacaagaaaaagaaaaggaaaaaggggCACAAATATTTAACATTGTTCTCACAAATGTCATAATTGCAACATTTTGGCACCCAAACAAAAATGGCGAGTCGAATTTTTTCGAGATTGGAAAACCAGTCAGATGTGCATTTATGGATATATTGCTCAAAGGTTGCGCAACAAAATTCTTATGTTTAAACGCAACGACATTTTTGGGGAAAACGTTgcattttcctatatttttcagaaaaaaagAATGGATTATTTCCAAGTTACCTTGTTCGAGAGGGATTCGGTTAGGATCTTCGCCAAAGTACATAGCCACTGCTTCAGCATTTTTACCCTGCCAAACGCTTCAAATGATGAATAACCACATTACCAAAGCAAATAAATTCTGAGGCTGTCACATGATAATATAGGTCAAATTTTACCGCAACAGCATATGTGTTCATTACATTGGTTACTTCACTCTCAGCAGAACCAATAAATTCCTTCAGAGTCTGCCAAACACATCAAAATGAAAATTCAACAACTTCATGATTCGGAAAATTGTGTTAGCATGTACAAGATGCTCTAATTTGTACCCTGTGAAAAACTTCGGAGATAGGACCATCATGTTCCGAAGCATCCAATTCCTGCTTCACCTTCTCTAAACCCTTGGAGATAGATGTCATTTCATCTGCCAACGACTTTAGTTGAATCTGCGGAAAGGGAAGTCATTTTCAATTCTAGGGTATCTACAAAATCAAATTTAAGTATCATCTTGTGGTGTAGCTGAGAAAGAACCTTGGTGGAAGCCTCCAGGTTAGGAAGATCATTGTAAAAGTCTAGAAGATCTGGATTCTTAGCAGCAAGGGactataaaacaaaaaaacagtTTCAAAATGTGATCCTCTGTTCATAATGTGTTTTTGGTCCAATATTGATATTAAACATACATGAAGAAtaagttaaaaataaaatatgcagATACCTTACAAAGAAAATGCATAAGTGTCATTTTGCTAGTGGTTGAACGTGTATCCGTCAGTTTCAAAAGACTATCCAGTCTGTATCCGACGGCGGCACCTACATTGCAGAGAAAGTTTTCATAATTTTGGCAAAATTTACTAATTCCATAAATACGGATACACCTCTTGCAGTTCCCTCATTCAATGTATTTCCAAGAACTAATATTTTCTGTAAAATTTCTTTTAGTTTATCGGAGTTCCGGACCTGAAGCATGAGGAAGATGTCAAATTCATTCCCAGTGATTATAACTACAAACCATGAACTCACTAGAATCCATCTGTTTACCTCTTCACAGGCGGAGTTTACGATAACCAAGCTTTCTTTGAAATCAGAAAGCTGGGAgcgataaataaaattaaattagaagAAAAACATGGGAAATTTTGCAGAATTTACTAAGTCTCGAAGTTTGTTGGCATCAATCAGACCTGAGAGTTAAATTGAATCTTGAAAAGGAAAGTCTTCAATTTAGTTTCCATCCGTGGTGCCTTCATCAGTTCTAGGAAAAACTAAAACATGAAAACTgtcacaaacaaaaatgaagCTGTGCTGAAAAATTATGTGATTTGATTAGGGacaaaaaacttcatttcatcaACCAGAGCaccaagaaaaaaataaaataaaatagcataATGGTGAAAGTTAGGGTCCAGTTCACAGACCTGTTCACACTTTCCCAACATCTCTGGATCACCTGTGTATGTCTAAAAGAAATAATGCTAAAAATCAATAAAAGTGACAGCTTCTTAGATCACAGTTGTTACAAATTCACAGTTATTGTCTTTCAATACTTCACCTTGAGAAGCTCCATCTCCTCTTTTTTTGGACAAAACTTAATAAGATTTTCCACTTGATCAGCATCCAAAACTGTGTTATCCAGTGAAAGTATCGCGGTCTGTGAAAGCAAACCATGCATGATATTAAATGAAAAATGTGACAATTTACTAACTAGTAGTATAAAGCTTTAAATAGTTTCACACAATTTCCTGGCCTGGCCATAAAACAAATTTGTTTTGAACATATCCATTATGTAATTAACCAATGCAAACACAAACAAATGACAGAAAAGATGCACTAGTTTAGCTTACCATTAGGTCAGGAAGTGACATTTTCACATTTGTAAGCATGATTTCAACGTTATAGGCCCTCTTTAGGTCAATCTACAAGATGCCAAACCatagaataagaaaaataatatatcTTGTTTATCCAAGCTATGGCAAAGTAAATTGATCACAATGTGAAAAGTATTATCAGCTGGTAGCCTGGTATTTCGCCGCTCTATAGTTTACTCCCAAAAAGAAACgactgaagaaaaaaaattattggattGCCAATACTACTTTACCAGCTGGATTTTGGTAGGCTTAGCTGCAGCAGCGTTCTTGGCTCCATCTTTGTCTTTTCCCGGGGCTGTTGCACAGAAAAGACTCTCAATTTCTGACGCATCAAATTCTGGTGCACTAGAATTAGAGGGCAAGAAATCAGTAACTTCAAGGAATCAGAAGCTACAAAAGGAAATAAACAACAAACTCATATTATAAACTGAAGTCCATGAACATAGATGATATTTAATTCATGCAGTATAAGCATTAAACACAAAGCAACATGCATAGTTCATATAGATCAACGCATAATGTTACTCACTAGAATTAGAGGACGGGATTTTGGTAACTTCAATAAATCAAGAACAGATTTAATTCATTCAAATGAATGCACATTTGaaaattagttaattaattttcaaaacaatatcttgatattattttggAAGGAGGGTGAAAAATGCTCAAAGAAATTATAGAAGATAATGAAGATACACAATAAGCGGAGCATGTCTAACTGAAGAAATTTAACAAAGAGAGGAAGAGTAGTACACTTGAGGGGCTCCTTGTTTCTGCAATTCTTCCCACAAGCTTCCTTTTAGTGCCCGGCTCACCTTGCTCCAGTGAAGCGGCtttaatttagatttttttacTGCAAGGCGTGCCTGCCCCCTAAAAGCACCAATCCCTCTATCTACTCCAGGTGGGGGTGGTGGACCTCTTTGTGGacctggtggtggtggtggtggacctCCTACTCCCGGTGGACCTGGTGGCGGTGGTGGGCCAGGTGCACCTCGAGGAGGGGGTAGTGGACGTGGGGCTCCTCTAGCCAAAGCGTGTGGTGGAGGTGGTCCACCTCTTCTAGGCAGAGGGGGTGGTGGAGGTGCTCCACCAaaagggggagggggagggggagggggacGGGGTGCTCCTCCACTAGGTTGAGAGGGGGTGGAAGCCCAGGATGTTGGGGGAGGTAACGTTCCTGAAGCAGAAGGTGGGGGTGAAGGTTGAGTTAGTGTAACACCAGTCGCAAGAGATGGAAAAGGTTGAGTAGGTGCTCCAAACAAAGCAAGGGGTTGTGAAAGTCCTGGAAAACCAGGAGGTATTGATGTTGGTTGTGGAGCACTAGTCATTTGAGGTAGAGACTGTGGAAGATAATAAACTCCCTGATTAGGAGGTAGTGATGGATAAGCAGCGTGAAAAGTATATGGGAATGGACCTGAAGTTGAAGAGTTTGATAACACTAAAACCATTTTACACCAAattggtggtggaggtggaggtggaggtggtgggATGACGGTACTAGTATTCTCCATGCTCGATGAGATAGGAGGTATTGGTACTGGAGGATGATTTTGGTTTCCTTTCAAATTTATGGCTAAGCTAGAATCTACAGACAATGATGGGGGAGTCGAATCCTGGAGAGATGGAGATGATGCCTGTGCAGGTGGGGCTGCCAGTGAATAAGTAGTAGTATGAGTAGATGGAAAGGGTGGAGGCGGAGGTGAAGGCGTGGGAATGGATGTGGCCTGAGATAGAGACctaggtggaggtggagggTGAGGTGGAGGCATATGCATAGGATGAGGCGGAGGCGTGGGAATAGACATTGGCTGAGATGGAGGCGGAGGTGGAGGCATGGGAATGGATGTGGCCTGAGATGGAGACTGAGGTGGAGACATGGAAGCGGAGGCCAGCTGAGGCAGCCTCAGCTGGTGAGGTGGAGGCATAGGCGGAGGCGTGGGAATGGGCATTGGCTGAGATGGAAGCGGAGGTGTAGGCATGGTTGTAGTCATGGGATGAGATGGAGGCAGAGGTGGAGGCATGAGAATGGATGTCGGGTGAGATGGAGACTGAGGTGGAGTTGTGGGAGTGGGGGTCggctgagatggaggaggaggTGAAGGCACATTCGTAGGAGTGGTCGTGGGCTGAGATGGTGGTGAAGGCACAGGCGAAGGAGTGTTGGGCTCAGATGAAGTTGGAGTAGAAAGCGGAGACACATCCGTAGGAGTGGTTGTGGGCTGAGATGGTGGTGAAGGCACAGGCGAAGGAGTGGTGGGCTCAGATGAAGTTGGAGTAGAAAGCGGAGACACATCTGTAGGAGTGGTTGTGAACTGAGATAGAGCAGGTGTGGCTGGAgatggaggcggaggaggaggcaCAAGTGTATATGGAGATGGAGGCgaaggcggaggcggaggagagGTCGTGGGCTGAGATGGAGGTAGAGACGGAGGCAGATGCACAGGCGTAAGAATGGTTGTAGGCTGAGATGTAGGGGGAGGGGGATGCACAGGCGTAGAAGTGGTCGAGGGCTGATACAGAGGCAGAGGCGGAAACACAGGCGTAGGAGTGCTCATGGGCTGAGATGGAGGCAGAGGCGAAGGCATAGGCGTTACAGTGGGAGTAGGAGTGGGCTGAGCCGGAGGTGGAAGCCTCCTAGGTCGAGGCGGAAGTTGCAGAGCAataggtggtggtggtggtggaggcggaaGTGACAAGCTCAGTTCTTCTTCACAAGGAATTGATGTGGGAAGTAAAGCATGTATTTCTGATAATGATTCTGAAGGAGGAGGTGCTTCTGATGGAGGAGAGATGGGAGATGGAGAAGTGTGTTTGGTACGTATCTCCACTAGACTAAGTTCACAAGGATTTATGACTTGCGATTTAGATGGAGAAGTTGGGGCAACAGCCGCTTCGACTGCTGATGAGTCCGGAAACCATGGAGAAGTACAGTGGGATGCAGGAGCAGATTGGGGCTTTCTTTTCACCCCATACACAGAATCCTTGCCGAGAGTCAATAATGCTGGAGCACTGTTATGTCTCGACCGAGGATAATGCATGTGCATTGAATTCGTGTAAGAACCTTTGTTAGAAGGTATCCACCTCGCTACAACATCTGGTGAATCTTGCTCCTTATTTTTCTTACTGGTAAAAACTGCATCTAGATCGGATCTTGATCTGTACACAGGTTGTTTCATATGGGCTATTGAAAGACCCTTCTGCTCATTATTATCACCACCTAACTTCTGTTTTGAACCCTCCTTTTCACTTTGTTTGTTGCCATCTTCTTCAAACTTGTTGCTCGTACCATCATCCTTATATAAGATTTCAGCGTTGATGGCTACCTCAGAAAATACATACGCCTCTGGTTGGACTTCCCCATTATGCAATGAGTTGCTAATAGGATTCAGCGTGCTGCCACGAATACTACTGGTCTCATGTATAGTACATTCTTGAAACACCTGTTGTTCCGGTTCATCCTCCAAGGGAATGCCGTGACGACCTTCATCAACCAGAGTTTTATCAACTTGAGTTTCATCAACAATGTCGTGAAGACCCTTGTGCTCATCATTATCACCACCTAACTTCTGTTTTGAACCCTCCTTTTCACTTTGTTTGTTGCCATCTTCTTCAAACTTGCTGCTCGTACCATCATCCCTATATAAGGTTTCAGTGTCGGTGGTAACCTCAGAAAATACATACGCCTCTGGTTGGACTTCCCCATTATGCAATGAGTTGCTAATAGGATCCACTGTGCTGCCACGAATACTACTGGTCTCATCTATAGTACATTCTTGAAACACTTGTAGTTCCGGTTCATCCTCCAAGGGAATGTCGTGACGACCTTCATCAACCAGAGTTTTATCAACTTTGGTTTCATCAACAATGTCGTGAAGACCCTTGTGCTCATCATTATCACCACCTAGCTTCTTTTTTGAACCCTCCTTTTCACTTTGTTTGTTGCCATCTTCTTCAAACTTGCTGCTCGTACCATCATCTTTATATAAGGTTTCAGAGTCAGTGGCTACCTCAGAAAATACATACGCCTCTGGTTGGACTTCCCCATTATGCAATGAGTTGCTAATAGGATCCACCGTGCTGCCACGAATACTACTGGTCTCATCTATAGTACATTCTTGAAACACTTGTTGTTCCGGTTCATCCTCCAAGGGAATGTCGTGACGACCTTCATCAAGCAGAGTTTTATCAACTTTGGTTTCATCAACAATGTCGTGAAGACCCTTGTTCTCATCATTATCACCACCTAGCTTCTTTTTTGAACCCTCCTTTTCACTTTGTTTGTTGCCATCTTCTTCAAACTTGCTGCTCGTACCATCATCTTTATATAAGGTTTCAGAGTCGGTGGCTACTTCAGAAAATACATACGCCTCTGGTTGGACTTCCCCATTATGCAATGAGTTGCTAATAGGATCCACCGTGCTGCCACGAATACTACTGGTCTCATCTATAGTACATTCTTGAAACACTTGTTGTTCCGATTCATCCTCCAAGGGAATGTCGTGACGACCTTCATCAACCAGAGTTTTATCAACTGTGGTTTCATCAACAATGTCGTGAAGACCCTTGTGCTCATCATTATCACCACCTAGCTTCTTTTTTGAACCCTCCTTTTCACTTTGTTTGTTGCCATCTTCTTCAAACTTGCTGCTCGTACCATCATCTTTATATAAGGTTTCAGAGTCGGTGCCTACCTCAGAAAATACATACGCCTCTGGTTGGACTTCCCCATTATGCAATGAGTTGCTAATATGATCCACCGTGCTGCCACGAATACTACTGGTCTCATCTATAGTACATTCTTGAAACACTTGTTGTTCCGGTTCATCCTCCAAGCAAATGTCGTGACGATCTTCATCAACCAGAGTTTTATCAACTTTGGTTTCATCAACAATGTCGTGAAGACCCTTGTTCTCATCATTATCACCACCTAGCTTCTTTTTTGAACCCTCCTTTTCACTTTGTTTGTTGCCATCTTCTTCAAACTTGCTGCTCGTACCATCATCTTTATATAAGGTTTCAGAGTCGGTGGCTACCTCAGAAAATACATACGCCTCTGGTTGGACTTCCCCATTATGCAATGAGTTGCTAATAGGATCCACCGTGCTGCCACGAATACTACTGGTCTCATCTATAGTACATTCTTGAAACACTTGTTGTTCCGATTC
Encoded proteins:
- the LOC121779305 gene encoding uncharacterized protein LOC121779305 isoform X4, which codes for MALFRRFFYRKPPDQLLEITERVYVFDCCFSTHVPDEGEYRTYMNKIVAQLHNQFPDGTFMVLNFKDGDGRSLFSDLLAQNGMTVMDYPQQYERCPLLPMEMINHFLRSSENWLTVEGQHNILLMLCERGGWPLLAFMLACLLLYRKQYTGEQKTLEMVYKQAPKDLLSLLTPLNPQPSQLRYLQYISERNSMLDWATSDAPLALDCIILQALPRYDQGQGCRPIIRVYGHEFSSRLSSISTKLLFSPSKVTKDMPYYQKEECDLVTIDIHCRVQGDVVLECIHLEDDLVSEKIIFRTMFHTEFVRENILMLTHSEVDVLWDVKDLISREFKAEAHFSDEPSLLPIITTEVVNKDDEDSETEVATPEEFFEAEEIFSSFVGVQDDMVASYDYPIEVSAHVDVAKFHKTLVDEGRHDIPLEDEPEKQVLQECTIDETSSICGSTVEQQVFQEYTIDETSGICDSTVDPISNSLHNGEVQPEAYVFSEVATDAETLYKDDGTSSKYEEDGNKQSEKEGSKQKLGGDNDEHKGLHDIVDETTVDKTLVDEGRHDIPLEDEPEQQVFQECTIDETSSIRGSTIDPISNSLHNGEVQPEAYVFSEVATDSETLYKDDGTSSKFEENGNKQSEKEGSKKKLGGDNDEHKGLHDIVDETKVDKTLVDEGRHDIRLEDEPEQQVFQECTIDETSSIRGSTVDPISNSLHNGEVQPEAYVFSEVATDSETLYKDDGTSSKFEEDGNKQSEKEGSKKKLGGDNDEHKGLHDIVDETKVDKILVDEGRHDIPLEDESEQQVFQECTIDETSSIRGSTVDPISNSLHNGEVQPEAYVFSEVATDSETLYKDDGTSSKFEEDGNKQSEKEGSKKKLGGDNDENKGLHDIVDETKVDKTLVDEDRHDICLEDEPEQQVFQECTIDETSSIRGSTVDHISNSLHNGEVQPEAYVFSEVGTDSETLYKDDGTSSKFEEDGNKQSEKEGSKKKLGGDNDVHKGLHDIVDETTVDKTLVDEGRHDIRLEDEPEQQVFQECTIDETSSIRGSTVDPISNSLHNGEVQPEAYVFSEVATDSETLYKDDGTSSKFEEDGNKQSEKEGSKKKLGGDNDEHKGLHDIVDETKVDKILVDEGRHDIPLEDESEQQVFQECTIDETSSIRGSTVDPISNSLHNGEVQPEAYVFSEVATDSETLYKDDGTSSKFEEDGNKQSEKEGSKKKLGGDNDENKGLHDIVDETKVDKTLVDEDRHDICLEDEPEQQVFQECTIDETSSIRGSTVDHISNSLHNGEVQPEAYVFSEVGTDSETLYKDDGTSSKFEEDGNKQSEKEGSKKKLGGDNDEHKGLHDIVDETTVDKTLVDEGRHDIPLEDESEQQVFQECTIDETSSIRGSTVDPISNSLHNGEVQPEAYVFSEVATDSETLYKDDGTSSKFEEDGNKQSEKEGSKKKLGGDNDENKGLHDIVDETKVDKTLLDEGRHDIPLEDEPEQQVFQECTIDETSSIRGSTVDPISNSLHNGEVQPEAYVFSEVATDSETLYKDDGTSSKFEEDGNKQSEKEGSKKKLGGDNDEHKGLHDIVDETKVDKTLVDEGRHDIPLEDEPELQVFQECTIDETSSIRGSTVDPISNSLHNGEVQPEAYVFSEVTTDTETLYRDDGTSSKFEEDGNKQSEKEGSKQKLGGDNDEHKGLHDIVDETQVDKTLVDEGRHGIPLEDEPEQQVFQECTIHETSSIRGSTLNPISNSLHNGEVQPEAYVFSEVAINAEILYKDDGTSNKFEEDGNKQSEKEGSKQKLGGDNNEQKGLSIAHMKQPVYRSRSDLDAVFTSKKNKEQDSPDVVARWIPSNKGSYTNSMHMHYPRSRHNSAPALLTLGKDSVYGVKRKPQSAPASHCTSPWFPDSSAVEAAVAPTSPSKSQVINPCELSLVEIRTKHTSPSPISPPSEAPPPSESLSEIHALLPTSIPCEEELSLSLPPPPPPPPIALQLPPRPRRLPPPAQPTPTPTVTPMPSPLPPSQPMSTPTPVFPPLPLYQPSTTSTPVHPPPPTSQPTTILTPVHLPPSLPPSQPTTSPPPPPSPPSPYTLVPPPPPPSPATPALSQFTTTPTDVSPLSTPTSSEPTTPSPVPSPPSQPTTTPTDVSPLSTPTSSEPNTPSPVPSPPSQPTTTPTNVPSPPPPSQPTPTPTTPPQSPSHPTSILMPPPLPPSHPMTTTMPTPPLPSQPMPIPTPPPMPPPHQLRLPQLASASMSPPQSPSQATSIPMPPPPPPSQPMSIPTPPPHPMHMPPPHPPPPPRSLSQATSIPTPSPPPPPFPSTHTTTYSLAAPPAQASSPSLQDSTPPSLSVDSSLAINLKGNQNHPPVPIPPISSSMENTSTVIPPPPPPPPPPIWCKMVLVLSNSSTSGPFPYTFHAAYPSLPPNQGVYYLPQSLPQMTSAPQPTSIPPGFPGLSQPLALFGAPTQPFPSLATGVTLTQPSPPPSASGTLPPPTSWASTPSQPSGGAPRPPPPPPPPFGGAPPPPPLPRRGGPPPPHALARGAPRPLPPPRGAPGPPPPPGPPGVGGPPPPPPGPQRGPPPPPGVDRGIGAFRGQARLAVKKSKLKPLHWSKVSRALKGSLWEELQKQGAPQVAPEFDASEIESLFCATAPGKDKDGAKNAAAAKPTKIQLIDLKRAYNVEIMLTNVKMSLPDLMTAILSLDNTVLDADQVENLIKFCPKKEEMELLKTYTGDPEMLGKCEQFSCFSFS